Proteins found in one Pirellulales bacterium genomic segment:
- the trpD gene encoding anthranilate phosphoribosyltransferase, with amino-acid sequence MLTATIGRLAAGEDLTFDEAQGAVEAILDGVASDQEIALFLSGLRMKGETAAEIAGTAAALRQNMSPIRSSRPGLLDTCGTGGDGSSTFNISTAAALVTAAAGVPVAKHGNRRFTSRSGSADVLAELGVNVEASIATVERCLDELGICFCFAPLFHGSMRRVAEVRRQMAVPTIFNLVGPLSNPASAPFQLLGVGRADLRERIAEALAMLGTEHALVVHGRDGLDEVTLGEQTDVIEIRRGAPPRSFTWQPADFGLEQQPLDTLAVEGPTDSAATIRRILAGDPGPARDIVLLNAGAALWLAGRAPTPLEGATLAAAAIDTGAAQDLLARLVERSRP; translated from the coding sequence GTGCTGACTGCGACGATCGGCCGGCTGGCCGCAGGCGAGGATCTCACCTTCGACGAGGCCCAGGGGGCGGTCGAAGCCATCTTGGACGGCGTGGCCAGCGATCAAGAGATTGCCCTGTTTCTCTCCGGCTTGCGGATGAAGGGAGAAACCGCGGCCGAAATTGCCGGCACGGCCGCGGCCTTGCGCCAAAACATGTCGCCGATTCGCTCGAGTCGCCCGGGCTTGCTCGACACCTGCGGCACCGGCGGCGACGGCTCCTCGACCTTCAATATCAGCACCGCGGCGGCCCTGGTCACGGCGGCCGCTGGCGTGCCCGTGGCGAAACACGGCAATCGCCGCTTCACCAGCCGTAGCGGCTCGGCCGATGTCCTGGCCGAGCTTGGCGTCAACGTCGAGGCCAGCATCGCCACCGTCGAGCGCTGCCTCGACGAGCTCGGCATCTGCTTCTGCTTCGCGCCGCTGTTTCACGGCTCGATGCGGCGCGTGGCCGAGGTGCGCCGCCAGATGGCGGTGCCGACGATCTTCAATCTCGTCGGTCCCCTGTCGAACCCGGCGAGCGCTCCGTTTCAACTGCTCGGCGTCGGCCGGGCCGATCTCCGCGAACGCATTGCCGAGGCCCTGGCCATGCTCGGCACCGAGCACGCCCTGGTCGTGCATGGGCGCGATGGTCTCGACGAAGTCACCCTGGGCGAGCAGACCGACGTGATCGAGATCCGGCGCGGCGCTCCGCCGCGTAGTTTCACATGGCAACCGGCCGATTTCGGCCTCGAGCAGCAACCGCTCGATACCCTAGCGGTCGAAGGTCCGACCGACAGCGCCGCCACGATTCGCCGCATCCTGGCCGGCGACCCCGGCCCCGCGCGCGACATCGTCCTCTTGAATGCCGGTGCTGCCTTGTGGCTGGCGGGCCGCGCGCCAACGCCCCTGGAAGGTGCCACGCTCGCTGCCGCGGCGATCGACACGGGCGCCGCGCAAGACCTGCTAGCCCGGCTCGTCGAGCGATCGCGACCATGA
- a CDS encoding nucleoside hydrolase, translating into MARKVILDVDPGIDDAVAVTMALFDERLDVQAVTAVAGNVGAEQASRNVQAIIEQLDPPRWPRIGVASDPDSPPSIDTRHLFGADGLGNANFQVAELHHRHLSEKVIAEVVRSSPEPVTLVALGPLTNVARAFQRDPELPTLLGELVIMGGSLAGIGNVTPAAEFNIFYDPLAARSVLRSASTITLIPLDITNQVLAGYDFLNQLPDDSTRAGHFLRTVVPHAFRSHHQTLGLEGIHLHDAVALVSVLHPELFARELMACDVEVAGELTTGATVFDRRPPAPKWRRNVSVATSVDAAAVKDCILRCLHGAARQG; encoded by the coding sequence ATGGCAAGGAAGGTTATTCTCGATGTCGATCCCGGCATCGACGACGCGGTCGCCGTCACGATGGCGCTGTTCGACGAGCGGCTCGATGTACAGGCGGTGACGGCGGTCGCCGGCAACGTGGGGGCGGAACAGGCTTCGCGCAACGTGCAGGCCATCATCGAGCAGTTGGACCCGCCGCGTTGGCCGCGCATCGGGGTGGCCAGCGACCCGGACAGCCCTCCCTCGATCGATACGCGGCATCTCTTCGGGGCCGATGGGCTCGGCAACGCCAACTTCCAGGTGGCCGAGTTGCACCATCGCCACTTGTCGGAAAAAGTCATCGCCGAAGTGGTCCGCAGCTCACCCGAGCCGGTTACGCTCGTCGCTTTGGGGCCGCTGACCAACGTCGCGCGGGCCTTTCAGCGCGATCCCGAGTTGCCCACCTTGCTGGGCGAGTTGGTCATTATGGGCGGTTCGCTTGCGGGGATCGGCAACGTCACGCCGGCCGCCGAGTTCAACATCTTCTACGATCCGCTCGCGGCACGGTCCGTGTTGCGGTCTGCCAGCACGATTACGCTGATACCGCTCGATATCACCAATCAGGTGCTGGCCGGGTACGACTTTCTCAATCAATTGCCCGACGATTCGACCCGGGCGGGGCATTTTCTGCGGACGGTCGTGCCCCATGCATTCCGTTCGCACCACCAGACGCTGGGACTTGAAGGCATCCATCTGCACGATGCCGTGGCGCTCGTGTCGGTGCTGCATCCCGAGTTGTTCGCGCGCGAGTTGATGGCTTGCGACGTCGAAGTCGCCGGCGAATTGACGACTGGCGCGACCGTGTTCGATCGCCGTCCGCCGGCGCCGAAGTGGCGCCGCAACGTGAGCGTGGCGACCAGCGTCGACGCCGCCGCCGTAAAGGATTGCATCCTGCGATGTCTGCACGGCGCCGCGCGTCAGGGCTGA
- a CDS encoding flotillin family protein — MPDQGIIAIETLIWLGVIAFFVCVVLFSFLMLLKQRYKRCPSNRVLVIFGKVGAGDTARCVHGGAAFVWPLIQDYSYLSLEPMQIEIPLRGALSAENIRVNVPSVFTVAVGTSPEVMQNAAIRLLGLNTNEVKQQAEDIIFGQLRQVIASMPIEEINRNRESFLDNIQDSLEPELRKIGLVLINVNITDITDESGYIEAIGQKAASTAIQQARGDVAEQEKLGETRVAEAERDKVIQVTNAIKLREIGTREALREQSVRVAELDKEQKIGEQTAAFERDAKVKDAEREMRIRLADANAKAVIGEQAAAFERDAKVKDAEREMRIRLADANAKAVTGENAAAAEVAASKAALQVKEAEAYQLAETRKREAEAAVLEAQNHAMTKAALAEAARVEAERRAALEAPAKAEKARTIVEAEAEAERRRIEAEGQAAAIFAKLEAEARGQYEILAKKGEGLQRIIEACGGSKEAFQMLILEHLDQLATASAQAISNIKFDKVVVWEGGGSQNGHSNTSNFLQGMARSMPPMMQVLRDIGGVELPEALVRFGADDTPAVRTAEVDGKDNGETLPPKA, encoded by the coding sequence ATGCCTGATCAAGGAATCATCGCCATCGAAACGCTCATCTGGCTAGGGGTGATCGCGTTCTTCGTCTGCGTCGTGCTGTTCAGCTTCTTGATGCTGCTCAAGCAGCGGTACAAGCGCTGCCCGAGCAACCGCGTGCTGGTGATCTTCGGTAAGGTCGGCGCCGGCGACACGGCGCGCTGCGTGCATGGTGGCGCGGCCTTCGTCTGGCCCTTGATTCAGGACTACTCGTACCTGAGCCTCGAGCCGATGCAGATCGAGATCCCGCTCCGCGGCGCCCTCTCGGCCGAGAACATCCGCGTCAATGTCCCCAGCGTCTTCACCGTCGCCGTCGGCACCTCGCCCGAGGTCATGCAGAACGCCGCCATCCGCCTGCTGGGACTCAATACGAACGAAGTCAAGCAACAGGCCGAGGACATCATCTTCGGCCAGTTGCGACAGGTCATCGCCTCGATGCCGATCGAGGAGATCAACCGCAATCGCGAATCCTTCCTCGATAATATTCAAGATTCGCTCGAGCCCGAGCTGCGCAAGATCGGGCTGGTGCTGATCAACGTCAACATCACCGATATCACGGACGAGTCGGGCTATATCGAAGCCATCGGCCAGAAGGCCGCCTCGACCGCGATTCAGCAGGCCCGCGGCGACGTCGCCGAACAGGAAAAGCTGGGCGAAACGCGCGTGGCCGAGGCCGAACGCGATAAGGTGATCCAGGTCACGAACGCCATCAAGCTCCGCGAGATCGGTACCCGCGAGGCCCTGCGCGAGCAGTCGGTCCGCGTGGCCGAACTCGACAAGGAACAGAAGATCGGCGAGCAGACGGCCGCCTTCGAACGCGACGCCAAGGTGAAGGATGCCGAGCGCGAGATGCGTATCCGCCTGGCCGATGCGAACGCCAAGGCCGTGATCGGCGAACAGGCGGCCGCCTTCGAACGCGACGCCAAGGTGAAGGACGCCGAACGCGAGATGCGTATCCGCCTAGCCGATGCGAACGCCAAGGCGGTGACCGGCGAAAACGCGGCGGCGGCGGAAGTGGCGGCCTCGAAAGCCGCCCTGCAAGTCAAAGAGGCCGAGGCGTACCAGTTGGCCGAAACGCGCAAACGCGAAGCCGAGGCCGCCGTGCTCGAAGCGCAGAACCACGCCATGACCAAGGCCGCCCTGGCCGAGGCCGCGCGGGTCGAGGCCGAACGCCGTGCGGCGCTCGAAGCCCCGGCCAAGGCCGAAAAGGCCCGCACGATCGTCGAGGCCGAAGCCGAAGCCGAACGACGCCGCATCGAGGCCGAAGGCCAGGCGGCGGCGATCTTCGCCAAGCTCGAGGCCGAAGCTCGCGGCCAGTACGAAATTCTCGCTAAGAAGGGGGAAGGCTTGCAGCGCATCATCGAGGCGTGCGGGGGCTCGAAAGAGGCCTTCCAGATGCTCATACTCGAGCACCTCGATCAGCTCGCGACCGCTTCGGCCCAGGCGATCTCGAACATCAAGTTCGACAAGGTCGTGGTTTGGGAAGGGGGCGGCAGCCAGAATGGCCACAGCAACACGTCGAACTTCCTGCAGGGGATGGCCCGCTCGATGCCCCCGATGATGCAGGTGCTGCGCGACATCGGCGGCGTGGAGTTGCCCGAGGCGCTGGTCCGCTTCGGCGCCGACGACACTCCGGCGGTCCGCACGGCCGAAGTCGATGGCAAGGACAACGGCGAGACACTACCGCCGAAGGCATAA
- a CDS encoding NfeD family protein gives MEYFYAVCAVIGGTVLLFQFVTTLLGLSHDADDASGIDFEHMPGDVDAGDLHHGDAGDHGADHHHGSTWFFGIITYRTVVAAVAFFGLGGLAANSTTLGPAASFVVALLTGFGAMYGVYYLMRLMVRLKSDGTVRMDRAVGKTGTVYLRVPAGRSGHGKVTLTLQNRTVEYRAVTEQDTLPTGATVVVTAIIGPDTVEVVAAPNPEEVLHA, from the coding sequence ATGGAATACTTCTATGCCGTCTGTGCCGTGATCGGTGGAACCGTGCTACTGTTCCAGTTCGTCACCACGCTCCTGGGCCTCTCGCATGACGCGGACGATGCCAGCGGGATCGATTTCGAACACATGCCGGGAGACGTCGACGCCGGCGACCTGCACCACGGCGACGCGGGCGATCACGGCGCCGATCATCACCACGGCTCGACGTGGTTTTTTGGCATCATCACCTACCGCACCGTGGTGGCCGCGGTGGCCTTCTTCGGCCTCGGCGGCCTGGCGGCCAACTCGACCACCCTCGGCCCCGCGGCCAGCTTCGTCGTGGCCCTGCTCACCGGCTTCGGCGCCATGTATGGCGTCTACTACCTGATGCGACTCATGGTCCGGCTCAAGTCCGACGGTACCGTCCGCATGGACCGCGCGGTCGGCAAAACCGGCACCGTCTACCTGCGCGTTCCCGCGGGTCGCAGCGGTCACGGCAAGGTAACGCTGACTTTACAGAATCGCACGGTGGAATACCGTGCCGTGACCGAGCAGGACACGCTACCGACAGGAGCTACGGTTGTCGTGACAGCCATTATCGGACCCGACACCGTCGAGGTCGTCGCGGCGCCCAATCCAGAAGAGGTTCTCCATGCCTGA
- a CDS encoding M20/M25/M40 family metallo-hydrolase — MSTAGLVTRVRGAVQRERLLDTAIKLCEVYSPTGDAGAVSDRLAEILTADGFVVERPDGGWPKSPAVVTRYDSGRPGRTLQFDGHLDTVHLPFVPPVVAGDRLTGSGSSDMKAGVAAAVEALRAIRDAELIPGGAILFSAHDLHEAPWGDGSQLDRLIADGIVGDAVLIPEYLATELAIIGRGQATWRVAFRRSGAPVHEVYRPLDEPSVIAAGAALVARLEQYDAKLSASSDPLAGRESVFIGQVHSGEIYNQYPQECWLEGTRRWLPERKRADAERDFRALVDEIARERGVTAEVRFMLVRDAFKLPLEDPLLPAFDAAVAAIHGKPLPRGGKRFVDDGSSFWQGRKIAAITHGPTGGGAHTLEEWISIDSLVRVAETYSLVAAGYCHGAVDERIS, encoded by the coding sequence ATGAGCACCGCCGGTCTTGTCACGCGCGTCCGCGGCGCCGTGCAGCGCGAGCGCCTTCTCGACACCGCGATCAAGCTCTGCGAGGTCTACAGCCCCACGGGGGATGCAGGCGCCGTCTCCGACCGGCTGGCCGAGATCCTGACGGCCGACGGCTTCGTCGTCGAACGTCCCGATGGCGGCTGGCCCAAATCGCCGGCAGTGGTGACGCGCTACGACAGCGGACGGCCCGGCCGCACGCTGCAATTCGATGGGCACCTCGACACGGTGCATCTCCCCTTCGTGCCGCCGGTGGTCGCGGGGGATCGGCTCACCGGCAGCGGCTCGTCCGACATGAAAGCCGGCGTGGCCGCGGCGGTCGAGGCCTTGCGCGCCATTCGCGACGCGGAATTGATCCCAGGTGGCGCGATCTTGTTCAGCGCACACGATCTGCACGAGGCGCCGTGGGGGGATGGCTCGCAGTTGGACCGCCTGATTGCCGATGGGATTGTGGGCGATGCGGTGTTGATTCCCGAGTATCTCGCGACGGAGCTAGCGATCATTGGGCGCGGTCAGGCGACGTGGCGCGTGGCGTTCCGACGGTCGGGCGCCCCTGTGCATGAGGTGTATCGCCCGCTCGACGAGCCGAGCGTCATCGCGGCGGGGGCGGCGCTGGTGGCGCGGCTGGAGCAATATGATGCAAAGCTGTCTGCCAGCAGCGACCCCCTGGCCGGACGCGAGAGCGTCTTCATCGGGCAGGTTCACAGCGGCGAGATCTACAATCAATATCCACAGGAATGCTGGCTCGAGGGGACGCGGCGCTGGCTGCCGGAGCGCAAACGCGCCGACGCGGAACGCGACTTCCGCGCGTTGGTCGACGAGATTGCCCGCGAGCGCGGCGTGACGGCGGAAGTGCGCTTCATGCTCGTGCGCGACGCGTTCAAGTTGCCACTCGAAGATCCGCTGCTCCCGGCGTTCGATGCCGCGGTGGCGGCGATTCACGGAAAGCCGCTGCCGCGCGGTGGGAAACGCTTCGTCGACGACGGGAGCAGCTTTTGGCAGGGGCGAAAGATTGCCGCGATCACGCACGGCCCGACCGGCGGCGGCGCACACACGCTGGAGGAATGGATCTCGATCGACTCGCTGGTCCGCGTGGCGGAAACGTACTCGCTGGTGGCGGCGGGGTATTGCCATGGAGCCGTTGACGAACGCATATCTTAA
- a CDS encoding SAM-dependent methyltransferase produces MIELTPIGYVRSSRVDPIDDAWDSVDARIELSPGVDAAALDGLEDYSHVEVIFFFDQVAESAIEHRARHPRGNTDWPRVGIFAQRAKNRPNRLGTTIVELKAREGRVLHVAGLDAIDGTPVLDLKPVMVEFLPRSPVRQPAWTHELMREYWSR; encoded by the coding sequence TTGATTGAGCTTACCCCCATCGGTTACGTGCGCAGCTCGCGGGTCGATCCGATCGATGATGCCTGGGATAGTGTTGATGCGCGTATCGAGTTGTCTCCTGGCGTCGACGCGGCGGCGCTCGATGGTTTGGAAGACTACTCGCACGTCGAGGTGATCTTCTTCTTCGATCAGGTGGCCGAGTCGGCCATCGAGCATCGAGCACGGCATCCGCGGGGAAATACCGACTGGCCGCGCGTGGGCATCTTTGCGCAGCGGGCCAAGAACCGGCCCAATCGGCTCGGTACGACCATCGTCGAACTCAAAGCCCGCGAGGGACGCGTGCTGCACGTCGCGGGGCTCGATGCGATCGACGGCACGCCGGTGCTCGATCTCAAGCCGGTGATGGTAGAATTCCTGCCGCGCAGCCCGGTGCGCCAACCCGCCTGGACGCACGAATTGATGCGCGAGTATTGGTCGCGCTAA
- a CDS encoding phytanoyl-CoA dioxygenase family protein — MESIQRYQAQVEEFGYAMVEDVISRDRVVELRQAIAGLADSVGVRRKRGTYGVRNLLELCPQVRELASCAELRRLVEPILGPACFAVRAVFFDKVPGANWKLGWHQDNAIAVQERRDVPGFVGWSWKGTLLQVQPTADVLAGMLAMRMHLDDCGAENGPLRVLPGSHCSGWLDDSVDEWKARVEPVICLARAGDAVAMRPLLVHASSAAAEATHRRVIHIEYACEDLPAGLQWRDRVGATGDRRDATTHV, encoded by the coding sequence ATGGAATCCATTCAACGGTACCAGGCTCAGGTCGAGGAATTCGGCTACGCGATGGTCGAGGACGTGATCTCGCGCGACCGAGTTGTCGAATTGCGCCAGGCAATCGCCGGTCTTGCGGACAGCGTCGGCGTGCGCCGTAAGCGTGGTACGTATGGCGTGCGCAACCTGCTGGAACTCTGTCCACAGGTGCGAGAATTGGCCTCTTGCGCAGAGCTTCGCCGGCTCGTCGAGCCGATTCTGGGCCCAGCTTGCTTCGCCGTGCGGGCCGTCTTCTTCGACAAGGTGCCCGGCGCGAATTGGAAGCTGGGCTGGCACCAGGATAACGCCATCGCCGTGCAGGAACGCCGCGACGTGCCGGGGTTCGTAGGCTGGTCGTGGAAGGGGACGCTGCTGCAGGTTCAGCCGACGGCCGACGTGCTGGCTGGCATGCTGGCGATGCGCATGCACCTCGACGACTGCGGCGCGGAGAACGGGCCATTACGCGTGCTGCCCGGCTCGCATTGTTCTGGGTGGCTCGACGATTCGGTCGACGAGTGGAAGGCACGCGTCGAGCCCGTGATCTGTCTTGCTCGTGCGGGTGATGCCGTGGCGATGCGTCCCCTGCTGGTGCATGCGTCGTCGGCCGCTGCTGAAGCCACGCATCGCCGCGTGATCCACATCGAGTATGCCTGTGAAGATCTGCCGGCCGGGCTACAATGGCGCGACCGTGTGGGAGCGACGGGAGATCGCCGCGATGCGACAACCCACGTTTGA
- a CDS encoding SDR family oxidoreductase — protein MKLQGKLALVTGAGRGIGRGCALELAREGAALVINDRPGSPDLASAAEEIRALGRRCTAIEADVFSRAGCESLVAQAAQVGAIDLLVSNPAFGRRGKFLEYDPEVFDRVIQGTLASGFHMSQLVARQMVAAGRRGKIVFISSVHAYRPYADSVAYNAAKAGLNHLAKTIAVELVKHRINVNLIEPGWIDTPNERVTFGDTVLEEQAPRLPWGRIGQPADIGRAAAFLCSDDADYITGAVLRVDGALVLRDCLAEF, from the coding sequence ATGAAACTGCAAGGCAAGCTTGCCCTGGTGACCGGTGCCGGCCGTGGTATTGGTCGCGGCTGTGCGTTGGAACTTGCGCGGGAAGGGGCGGCTCTGGTCATCAACGATCGACCGGGCAGTCCCGATCTGGCCTCGGCGGCGGAAGAGATTCGCGCGCTGGGGCGTCGCTGCACGGCGATCGAGGCCGATGTTTTTTCGCGGGCAGGGTGCGAATCGCTCGTCGCGCAGGCGGCCCAGGTCGGCGCGATCGATCTCCTGGTGAGCAACCCTGCCTTCGGCCGGCGCGGCAAGTTTCTCGAATACGATCCAGAGGTCTTCGATCGCGTGATTCAAGGGACGCTCGCCAGCGGCTTTCACATGAGCCAGCTCGTCGCACGCCAGATGGTCGCCGCAGGCCGGCGCGGCAAGATCGTGTTCATTTCGAGCGTACACGCCTACAGGCCGTATGCCGACAGCGTGGCCTACAACGCCGCCAAGGCCGGCTTGAATCACCTGGCCAAGACGATCGCCGTCGAGCTGGTGAAGCACCGTATCAACGTGAACCTGATCGAGCCGGGCTGGATCGACACGCCGAACGAACGCGTCACGTTCGGCGATACGGTCCTCGAAGAACAAGCTCCGCGGTTGCCGTGGGGTCGAATCGGGCAGCCCGCCGATATCGGCCGCGCCGCGGCGTTCCTCTGTTCGGACGACGCCGACTACATCACCGGCGCGGTGTTGCGAGTGGACGGCGCCCTCGTGCTGCGCGATTGTCTGGCGGAATTCTGA
- a CDS encoding aspartate aminotransferase family protein — translation MERTYTYMKLDPRQEKLIRRTALDYRSTAEFLERPLVIDRAAGLWYWDVEGKPYFDAIGGIFVASLGHGHPRVMEAMRRQMERTTFIPPLHAISDVTLDLIEKVGAVAPPGMRFVKPVSGGSEAVETALKFARQYFQQTGRPGKHKFISFYRGYHGATFGAMGASGTGRRKTKFEPQMPGFLKVTPPIDLRERCDTWEEACRRAAQSFEDAIIGEDPDTVAGIIVEPISNTAGIQTPTPEFFQMLRAICDRHQVLLVYDEVITGFAKTGKMFAAQTFGVTPDIICTGKGMSSGAAPLGAMIAREEMAAAFFGPAETECHFAHGHTFAGNPLAAAVGCAVIDEIVERDLCTRAAKLGESLRERLEGLRRYGIVREIRGRGMLLGVEFAEDPAAKRPFPAERKLGIALKRTAQENGLIMRIDPDWFAVCPALIAEESDLDELYARIEKSITAALQQNR, via the coding sequence TTGGAACGCACGTACACGTATATGAAGCTCGATCCGCGCCAGGAAAAACTGATCCGCCGCACGGCACTCGACTATCGCTCGACCGCCGAATTTCTCGAACGGCCGCTGGTGATCGACCGCGCCGCGGGGCTGTGGTATTGGGATGTCGAGGGAAAGCCATACTTCGACGCCATCGGCGGCATCTTCGTAGCGTCGCTGGGACACGGCCATCCGCGCGTGATGGAGGCGATGCGGCGACAGATGGAACGCACGACGTTCATCCCGCCGCTGCACGCGATCTCCGACGTCACGCTCGACCTGATCGAAAAGGTTGGCGCCGTCGCGCCGCCTGGGATGCGATTCGTCAAACCGGTCAGTGGCGGCTCCGAGGCGGTCGAAACGGCGCTCAAGTTCGCGCGGCAATACTTCCAGCAGACGGGCCGCCCCGGCAAGCACAAGTTCATCAGCTTCTATCGCGGCTATCACGGCGCCACGTTCGGCGCGATGGGGGCCAGCGGCACCGGGCGCCGAAAGACAAAATTCGAGCCGCAGATGCCCGGCTTCTTGAAGGTCACGCCGCCGATCGACTTGCGCGAGCGCTGCGATACCTGGGAAGAGGCCTGTCGCCGCGCCGCGCAGAGTTTTGAAGATGCCATCATCGGCGAGGACCCCGATACGGTGGCGGGCATCATTGTCGAGCCGATCTCGAACACGGCGGGTATTCAGACGCCCACGCCGGAGTTCTTTCAGATGCTGCGCGCCATTTGCGACCGGCATCAGGTGCTGCTCGTCTACGACGAGGTGATTACCGGGTTTGCGAAAACGGGAAAGATGTTCGCCGCGCAGACGTTTGGCGTGACGCCCGACATCATCTGCACGGGCAAGGGCATGTCGAGCGGCGCGGCGCCGCTGGGGGCGATGATCGCGCGCGAGGAGATGGCCGCGGCCTTCTTTGGTCCGGCCGAGACGGAGTGCCATTTCGCCCACGGCCACACGTTCGCCGGCAATCCGCTGGCGGCCGCCGTGGGTTGCGCGGTGATCGATGAGATCGTCGAACGGGATCTCTGCACGCGCGCCGCGAAGCTGGGCGAGTCGCTCCGCGAGCGGCTCGAAGGCTTGCGCCGCTACGGCATCGTGCGCGAGATTCGCGGTCGCGGCATGCTGCTGGGAGTCGAATTCGCGGAAGATCCGGCGGCGAAGCGTCCCTTTCCGGCCGAGCGAAAGCTGGGCATCGCGCTGAAGCGCACCGCGCAGGAGAACGGCCTCATCATGCGAATCGATCCCGACTGGTTCGCCGTCTGCCCCGCACTGATTGCCGAAGAGTCGGACCTGGACGAACTTTACGCGCGCATTGAAAAAAGCATCACCGCGGCCTTGCAGCAGAACCGCTAA
- a CDS encoding alpha/beta fold hydrolase: MRRLPRVGYLVLVLGLWQGVEWTMPRAALAQGARPKKSASEIEIPAPENVALVTDDRLTLQATYYPGVDAASRGKDIVPVILLHGFKGNRNEWADLATMLQTQRSADDKPIGHAVIVPDLRGHGESIYIEGRPRPLEVDRLRPEDFKNMVRFDLEAVKKFLMAKNNAGELNIEKLCVVGADMGAVVGANWAAADWSWPVLAGQKQGRDVKALAMISPPRDFKGLNTYQAIEHPALQREISILVAVGQGNQRSLTDARSIYARLEKTHPAPPPAEAATLKTLFFDPHDTSLQGTKMLGENLNLEVNLQQFITLRLVNQPFPWRDRSSVLTK; the protein is encoded by the coding sequence ATGCGTCGATTGCCTCGCGTCGGTTATCTGGTGCTGGTCCTGGGACTCTGGCAGGGCGTCGAGTGGACGATGCCGCGCGCGGCGCTGGCACAGGGGGCCAGGCCGAAGAAGAGTGCCAGCGAGATCGAGATCCCCGCTCCCGAAAACGTCGCGCTCGTGACAGACGATCGGCTGACGCTGCAGGCGACGTATTATCCCGGCGTCGACGCGGCGAGCCGGGGCAAGGACATCGTGCCGGTGATCCTGTTGCACGGTTTCAAGGGCAATCGCAACGAGTGGGCCGATCTGGCCACGATGCTGCAGACCCAGAGGTCGGCCGACGACAAGCCGATCGGCCACGCGGTGATCGTGCCCGACCTGCGCGGGCATGGCGAGAGCATCTACATCGAGGGGCGACCGCGCCCGCTCGAGGTCGATCGCCTGCGCCCTGAAGATTTCAAGAACATGGTCCGTTTTGATCTCGAGGCGGTGAAAAAGTTCTTGATGGCGAAGAATAATGCGGGCGAGCTGAACATCGAGAAGCTGTGCGTGGTGGGGGCCGACATGGGGGCGGTCGTCGGGGCGAATTGGGCCGCCGCCGATTGGAGCTGGCCGGTGCTTGCCGGTCAGAAGCAGGGACGCGACGTGAAGGCGCTGGCCATGATCTCGCCGCCGCGCGATTTCAAGGGGCTGAATACCTATCAGGCGATCGAGCATCCGGCACTGCAGCGAGAAATCTCGATCCTGGTCGCGGTGGGACAAGGCAACCAGCGCTCACTAACTGACGCACGGAGCATCTACGCACGCCTCGAAAAGACGCATCCCGCGCCCCCGCCCGCCGAGGCCGCCACGCTCAAGACGCTCTTCTTCGATCCCCACGACACCAGCCTGCAGGGGACGAAGATGCTCGGCGAGAATCTGAACCTGGAGGTCAATCTCCAGCAATTCATCACGTTGCGGCTGGTGAATCAGCCGTTTCCGTGGCGCGATCGTAGTTCGGTGCTGACAAAGTGA